CTGTTGTCGGCCGGCTTTGCCTATGTCATTCACTTGAACCCGCAATTGCGTATCTATGGCTTGCCCCTGGCCGTCACACTGGTGGTCGGCAGCGCGATCCTGTTTATCAGTGTTCAGGATTATCTGGTCGGCGCCCTGTCGATCTGGCTCATCCTGTGGTCGCCCATGCAGGCCGAACTCTATGCAGGCACCCAAAGCTATCTGTTGATCTTTTGCGCCTCGTCGGTATCGATCGGTTTTGTCCTGAGTTACTCATACTTGAAGAACCTGCGTTCGGTACTGCTGGTGGAAAGTGAGTTTCGCGCCCTGGCCGAGACCGATTACCTGACCTCTATCCTCAATCGGCGCGCGTTCATGCAAAGCTTCGAAAAGTTGCTCGACAGCGGCCAGGGCGGCTACTTCATCATGCTCGATATCGACAGTTTCAAGGCCATGAATGACCGCTATGGCCACGACGTGGGAGACAAGATCCTGCGCGCCATGGCGCTGTGCCTGAAAAACGCCCAAGGCAGCCACAGCTTTGGACGGATCGGTGGGGAAGAGTTCGGTGTGTTATTGCAGGGCGATGACCCTGCGCTTGCCGGCGAGTTTGTGCTGGACCTGTTGCAGGCGATCCGTGGCAGCGTCGCGGCTCCGCACAACTACACGTGCAGTGCCGGCATGGCGCGTTTTTCGTCGGGTGATGAGCTGTCAGCGGTGCTCAAGATCGCCGACAAAAACCTGTACGGCGCCAAGCGCAATGGCAAGGACTGTGTGCATCTGGATGGGGCGGCGCTACGGCCCGTCACGGCCTGAAGCGCAGATACCGGCGTTTACCGCTGGGCAAGCACACTGGCTAGTAACCCAGGGAAGCGGCCCTCGAGTTCTTCACGGCGCAACGAGTTCATATGGGTGGTGCCGACATTGCGCGTGTTCACCAGGCCGGCATCGCGTAATACGCGAAAGTGGTGGGACATGCTGGATTTGGGTCGCCCGCCGTCCAGTTCGCCACAGCTGGCTTCGGATACGCCGGCCAGGCAGCGCACGATGTCCAGGCGCACGGGGTCGCTGAGGGCGTAGAGCACGCGCTCAAGTGTCAGTTCTTGCGGGGTAGGGTGTTTGAAGGCTCGCATGGAGCGGATCATAACAGGGGGGTATCGCTCAATACCATAGTTCGATTACCATCGAACTATCGAATCACTCACCCTTCCCCGGAGTATCAGATGTCCGCTTTGTTCGAACCGTTCAAACTCAAAGACGTTACCTTGCGCAATCGCATTGCCATCCCGCCGATGTGCCAATACATGGCCGACGACGGCATGGTCAATGATTGGCACCACGTGCACCTGGCCGGCATGGCCCGTGGCGGTGCGGGCCTGCTGGTGGTCGAGGCCACTGCGGTCGCGCCGGAGGGGCGTATCACCCCGGGCTGCGCCGGTATCTGGAGCGATGCCCATGCCGAGGCGTTCGTGCCGATGGTCAAGGCGATCAAGGCCGCCGGTTCCGTACCCGGTATCCAGATTGCCCACGCCGGTCGCAAAGCCAGCGCCAACCGTCCGTGGGAAGGCGACGACCATATCCCTGCTTCCGATGCCCGTAGCTGGGAAACCATCGCCCCGTCGGCCATTGCGTTCGGTGCGAACCTGCCCAACGTACCGCGTGCCATGACCCTGGAGGATATCGCCCGCGTCCAGCAGGACTTCGTCGACGCCGCCCGTCGTGCGCGGGATGCCGGTTTTGAATGGATCGAACTGCACTTCGCCCATGGCTACCTGGGCCAGAGCTTTTTCTCCGAACACTCCAACCAGCGTACCGACGCCTACGGTGGCAGCTTCGACAACCGCAGCCGCTTCCTCCTGGAAACCCTCGCCGCCGTGCGTGAAGTCTGGCCGGAAAACCTGCCGCTCACCGCACGCTTCGGTGTGATCGAATACGACGGCCGCGATGAGCAGACCCTCACCGAGTCCATCGAACTGGCCCGCCGCTTCAAGGCCGGTGGCCTGGACCTGCTGAGCGTCAGCGTCGGTTTCACCATTCCCGACACCAACATTCCGTGGGGCCCGGCGTTCATGGGGCCGATTGCCGAACGTGTGCGCCGTGAGGCGGGCATCCCGGTCACCTCGGCGTGGGGTTTTGGTACGCCGCAACTGGCCGAAGGCGCGCTGCAGGCCGGGCACCTGGACCTGGTGTCCGTAGGCCGTGCGCACTTGGCCGACCCGCATTGGGCGTACTTTGCGGCCAAGGAGCTGGGCGTGGATAAGTCGTCCTGGACCTTGCCGGCGCCTTACGCGCACTGGTTGGAACGCTATCGCTGAGATAGGGGACGGCTCGGCGGCTTAGCGAGCCGGTAAACATGTGGGAGGGGGCAAGCCCCCTCCCACATTTGGTTTATGTACATCAGGAATACTGCGCCGCTGGGTACAAAGGCGATACGCGAAAAATAGCAAATGAGAATGTATGTCGAATACGAATGCGTTGATATATGATGCGCGGCGATTTCCTGGCAGGTATGCCGCCCCATCTGGCTCATTCACTAGGTTCAACATCCATGCGTCGTACCCTGATTTCCATCTGTGTGCTCCAGGCGTTTTCCCCCCTGGCGTGGGCAGAGGACGCCTCTACAGAAAAAACCAGCATCGAGCTGCAAGCGACCAACGTGACCGCCACTGAGCAGTTCGAGTCGGCCCAGGGGCCGGTGCAGGGCTACCACGCCACACGATCAGCCAGTGCGACGCGCACCGACACCTCGATTCACGAAACACCCCAGTCCATCAGCGTGGTGTCCAAAGACGTGGTCGAAGACATCGGTGCAACGCGCCTGCAGGATGCCCTCGACTATGCCGGCGGCGTCGGCCGCGCCAACAACTTCGGTGGCCAGGGCCTGACCACCTTCACCGTGCGTGGCTTTACCACCGGTGAGTTCTACCGCAACGGTTTCCCGGTCAACCGCGGTTACCCGAACATGCCGGATGCCAATACCATCGAGCGCCTCGAAGTTTTGCGCGGCCCGGCGACCATGCTCTACGGGCGTGGCGACCCCGGCGGCACGTTCAACGTGGTGTCCAAGCAGCCGCTGGCCGAACGCAGCGTAACCCTGGGCAGCCAGGTCAATGACCAGGGCATGAAGCGCGGCACCCTCGATGCCTCCGGCCCGCTGGATGAAGAAGGCCGCCTGGCCTATCGGCTGAACGTGGTGGGCGAGGGCGGCGATACCTTTCGCGATCACGTCGAGACCGAGCGCTACGGGGTGACACCGGTCATCACTTGGCAGGCCAGCGATGACACCAAGGTGATCTTCGAAGGTGACTTCATGCGCAACAATGCCCCATTGGACCGTGGACTGACGCGTTACCCGAATCAGCGAGGCACGCCGTCACGCGAGACGTTCTGGGGTGAGAAGGACGCGGGCAAGCTGCACAACGACAACAACATGGCGCAGCTGCGCTTCGAGCATGCGCTCAATGACAACTGGACGCTGGGCGGTGGTTTCCAATGGCTGGATGGAACGTTGCAGGGGAACGCCATCGAGGCGAACGGCCTGGGCGCCGATGGTCGCACCCTGCAGCGCAACTTCAACTACCGCAAGCTGGAATGGACCGACAAGGACTACCAGCTCAACCTGACCGGGCATTTCTCCACCGCTGGCTTCGAGCACACCTTGCTGACCGGCATCGAGTACGAAGACTACGACTACCAGTCAATCATCCAGCGCTCCAGCGCCGCCGCGGGCACTTACCCGATCAACATCTTCAACCCGGTCTACGGCCAGGCGCGTCCGCCACTGACGCGCACGCCGACCCATGACAAGGAAAACCTCAAGACCTACGCGGCCTTCGTGCAGGACCAGGTGGCCCTGACCGAGCGCTTGAAAGTCCTGGCCGGCGCACGTTTCGAACGGTTCGAACATGACTACGAAAGTTACGTGGCGGGCGTAAACCCGTTCCAGACCGCAGAAAACGCCGTCACCCCGCGTGTGGGTGTGATCTACGACCTCACCGATACCGTCGCGGTATATGCCGACGCTGCGCGTTCGTTCAAGCCGAACACCGGCGCGGCGCGCGAAGGCGGTGGCTTCGCGCCGGAAAAGGGCAAGTCCTATGAGATGGGGATCAAGTGGGAAGCCCTGGAACGCCAACTGAGCGTCGACGCTTCGATCTATCAGATCGACAAGAAAAACGTACTGACCACCGACCCGGTGATCAACACGTTCAACGTCGCGGCGGGTGAGGTGCGCAGCCGAGGGTTTGACCTCAACGTCGCGGGCAACCTCACGCCTGAGTGGCGCATGATCGGCGGCTATGCCTATGTGGATGCCGAAGTCACCAAGGACAACAGCATCCGCGCCGGCACACGCTTGTTGAACATCCCGCGCAACAGCTTCAGCCTGCTCAACGTCTACGAATTCCAGGACGGCGCGCTCAAGGGCCTGGGCCTGGGCGCTGGCGGCAAATACGTCGACCAGCGCGCCGGCCAGACCGCCAACACTGCATTTTCGATGGATGCCTACACCGTGGTCGACCTGCTGGGTTATTACAAGGTCAACGAACAGGTGCGCCTGAACCTGGACGTGAAAAACCTGTTCAATCGCGAGTATGAGGAAGGGGCGTTCGGCAATATCTACGCCTATCCAGGCGCACCACGTACGGTGCAGGTCGGGATCTCCTACACCCTGTAACGCTACACACCGTTCCAAATGTGGGAGGGGGCTTGCCCCCGATAGCAGGGTGTCAGCCATGTATAAACTGGCTGATCCACCGCTATCGGGAGCAAGCCCCCTCCCACATGGGATCGTGTTTACATGTCGAGCTGGCTACAACGGCGTCAACACATTCATCACCGTATCCAGTGCCACTCGCGTGTCATCCAGCTGCACCAGCGAGGCGTGCCGCGCGCCCAGGGCGTCGCGGTTCTGGATGGCGGTGAGGATCGCCTTGTGCCGCGGCAGGCTCAGGCCCTGGATATCCGGGCGGCGGTTGGTGATGTTGATCGACTCGCGCAACGGCAGCGACAGCATATTGCACATATAGGCGAGCAGGTCGTTGCGGGTGGCGTCGGCAATGGCGCGGTGAAAGTCCAGGTCGGCCTGCAACAGGTCGTCGTGGGTCTTGGCGGTTTCCATGCCCTGGTAGGCTTTTTCGATGGTGGCGATGTCTTCATCGGTGGCGGTGGTCGCGGCCATGGCGGCGATTTCCGGTTCGAGAATACGCCGCACCCCGGCCAGGGTGTTGAAGAACTCACTGTGGGGCGTGGACTGCATCAACCAGGACAGCACGTCCGGGTCGAGCAGGTGCCATTTGAGGCGCGGCCGCACCACGGCGCCCACCCGGGGCTTGGAATACACCAGGCCCTTGGCGCTGAGCACCCGCGTCGCCTCGCGCAACACCGAACGACTGACCTTGTATTCCTCGCACAGCGTGGCTTCCATGGGCAGTCTTTCTTCCGGCTTGAAGCGCCCGGAAACGATGTGCATGCCCAAGTCCTGAACGATCTGGGCATGCATGCTCTTGCGCGGCTTGGGCGGCTGGTGATCCATAACGACGGGCAGGCTCTGGCTTAAATTCGCCGCATCATAGCATCCCAATTAGTGGGAATGCCGTGGGACTTCGGCGCCACGGCAGCCCACCAGGAAATCGAAGTCGCAGCCCTGGTCGGCCTGCAGTACATGGTCGATGTACAGCTGGCGATAGCCGCCGACGATGAGTTTTTCGGTGGGCGCCAGGTCCGCCATGCGCGCCGCCAGCTCGGCGTCGGGGATGTCCAGGTGCAAGCGACCATTGGCGCAGTCCAGCTCGATCCAGTCACCTTCCTGCACGGCGGCCAACGGCCCGCCTGCAGCGGCTTCCGGTGCCACGTGCAGTACCACCGTGCCGTACGCGGTGCCGCTCATGCGCGCGTCGGAAATGCGCACCATGTCGGTCACGCCCTGGGCCAGCAACTTGGCCGGCAGCCCCATGTTGCCCACTTCGGCCATGCCTGGGTAACC
Above is a genomic segment from Pseudomonas sp. R5-89-07 containing:
- a CDS encoding diguanylate cyclase, with the protein product MPAYLKLRPRMRRLLSPAVTQAEWIGIIAWIGIGLIQAMLFDLSMLSITLGLLLVCRFHSQTTHFLLWRLLGVVYIVLLSAGFAYVIHLNPQLRIYGLPLAVTLVVGSAILFISVQDYLVGALSIWLILWSPMQAELYAGTQSYLLIFCASSVSIGFVLSYSYLKNLRSVLLVESEFRALAETDYLTSILNRRAFMQSFEKLLDSGQGGYFIMLDIDSFKAMNDRYGHDVGDKILRAMALCLKNAQGSHSFGRIGGEEFGVLLQGDDPALAGEFVLDLLQAIRGSVAAPHNYTCSAGMARFSSGDELSAVLKIADKNLYGAKRNGKDCVHLDGAALRPVTA
- a CDS encoding helix-turn-helix transcriptional regulator → MRAFKHPTPQELTLERVLYALSDPVRLDIVRCLAGVSEASCGELDGGRPKSSMSHHFRVLRDAGLVNTRNVGTTHMNSLRREELEGRFPGLLASVLAQR
- a CDS encoding NADH:flavin oxidoreductase/NADH oxidase, which encodes MSALFEPFKLKDVTLRNRIAIPPMCQYMADDGMVNDWHHVHLAGMARGGAGLLVVEATAVAPEGRITPGCAGIWSDAHAEAFVPMVKAIKAAGSVPGIQIAHAGRKASANRPWEGDDHIPASDARSWETIAPSAIAFGANLPNVPRAMTLEDIARVQQDFVDAARRARDAGFEWIELHFAHGYLGQSFFSEHSNQRTDAYGGSFDNRSRFLLETLAAVREVWPENLPLTARFGVIEYDGRDEQTLTESIELARRFKAGGLDLLSVSVGFTIPDTNIPWGPAFMGPIAERVRREAGIPVTSAWGFGTPQLAEGALQAGHLDLVSVGRAHLADPHWAYFAAKELGVDKSSWTLPAPYAHWLERYR
- a CDS encoding TonB-dependent siderophore receptor: MRRTLISICVLQAFSPLAWAEDASTEKTSIELQATNVTATEQFESAQGPVQGYHATRSASATRTDTSIHETPQSISVVSKDVVEDIGATRLQDALDYAGGVGRANNFGGQGLTTFTVRGFTTGEFYRNGFPVNRGYPNMPDANTIERLEVLRGPATMLYGRGDPGGTFNVVSKQPLAERSVTLGSQVNDQGMKRGTLDASGPLDEEGRLAYRLNVVGEGGDTFRDHVETERYGVTPVITWQASDDTKVIFEGDFMRNNAPLDRGLTRYPNQRGTPSRETFWGEKDAGKLHNDNNMAQLRFEHALNDNWTLGGGFQWLDGTLQGNAIEANGLGADGRTLQRNFNYRKLEWTDKDYQLNLTGHFSTAGFEHTLLTGIEYEDYDYQSIIQRSSAAAGTYPINIFNPVYGQARPPLTRTPTHDKENLKTYAAFVQDQVALTERLKVLAGARFERFEHDYESYVAGVNPFQTAENAVTPRVGVIYDLTDTVAVYADAARSFKPNTGAAREGGGFAPEKGKSYEMGIKWEALERQLSVDASIYQIDKKNVLTTDPVINTFNVAAGEVRSRGFDLNVAGNLTPEWRMIGGYAYVDAEVTKDNSIRAGTRLLNIPRNSFSLLNVYEFQDGALKGLGLGAGGKYVDQRAGQTANTAFSMDAYTVVDLLGYYKVNEQVRLNLDVKNLFNREYEEGAFGNIYAYPGAPRTVQVGISYTL
- a CDS encoding FadR/GntR family transcriptional regulator, with the translated sequence MDHQPPKPRKSMHAQIVQDLGMHIVSGRFKPEERLPMEATLCEEYKVSRSVLREATRVLSAKGLVYSKPRVGAVVRPRLKWHLLDPDVLSWLMQSTPHSEFFNTLAGVRRILEPEIAAMAATTATDEDIATIEKAYQGMETAKTHDDLLQADLDFHRAIADATRNDLLAYMCNMLSLPLRESINITNRRPDIQGLSLPRHKAILTAIQNRDALGARHASLVQLDDTRVALDTVMNVLTPL